A window of the Lagopus muta isolate bLagMut1 chromosome 1, bLagMut1 primary, whole genome shotgun sequence genome harbors these coding sequences:
- the LOC125687997 gene encoding cytochrome c oxidase copper chaperone yields the protein MSTVAAASCDSKGAGEARDEKKPLKPCCACPETKKARDACIIEKGEENCGHLIEAHKECMRALGFKI from the exons ATGTCGACTGTAGCGGCCGCCAGCTGCGACTCCAAGGGCGCCGGGGAGGCGCGGGACGAGAAGAAGCCGCTGAAGCCTTGCTGCGCATGTCCCGAGACCAAGAAGGCGCGGGACGCCTG catcattgagaagggggaagaaaattgCGGGCACTTAATTGAAGCTCACAAAGAATGTATGAGAGCTCTGGGCTTCAAGATATGA